ATTCAGGCTTTGAAAAAAAATTTTGAAATTTTCCGGTAAATTCTCGGAAGAATCCCGGTTTCTGTACTCTCTTTGCCTTTCCCTGGATTTTTCACTGAGCTACACTTCATTCTGCCAACGGCATTATTTTTCTTTTTTCGAGTGAGTACACTTTACAAGTGACACAATGACCCTGATTTGCCCGGTGGCTTCACCGGGCTATTTGACCTGTTTGTCCCCTGTGCTGAGTCATAATTTTGGATAATCAGAGGAGTTTATTGGATGATTACCCGGCCAACTGACCATCAGTTATTAGTCAGAGCCTCAAAAGGTGACAAAGCCGCGTTTGCCGAGTTGTATGACCGACATCACCGGTCCGTCTGGGGATTTCTCTTGAAAATGAGCCATGACCACACATTGACCTCAGACATGACGCAGGAAGTGTTTTTGGAAGTGCTCAAATATCCAGATCGGTTTGACCCCACCCGAGGTGCCACGATGGAAACCTGGCTCTGTGCCATTGCTCGGAACCTGTATCTTATGCATTGTCGAAAAACAGATCGTGAAACTTCCAGGGGTGAGCCGGTACCGGAATCGGTTCTGATGACCTCGTTGAGTTCAAATCGCACTGCGTTTGAAACGGTGGCGATTGCCCGGATTGATGTTCGGCGCGCCCTTTCAAACCTTTCGCTTGAACAACGTGAAGTTCTCGTCCTGGCTGACATGGAAGATCATCAGGTCAAAGAAATTAGTTTTATCATTGGCATTTCGGTTGCAGCCGTTAAATCAAGACTTTTACGCGCCCGTGAAAATGTCCGAAAACTCTTGATTTAAAGCGAAACAAGCCCAGGAGAGCCTTAATTTTATGTCCATTCCAACCTCTCATTCAGTCCCATCACCCACAGATGATGACGCGCTGGCACCGGATCCAGTCGTTTCCTCATTCCTGAAGTCAGAAGCTTTTGCTGAACCACCAGCCGCGCTCCGGGATCGCGTGTTACATGCCTTTGAAGCCCATTTTGAGCAAAACCCCGTCGAATCAAGCCTTGAGGCATTTGATGACGACAGCGAAGCTGAAGTTTGGAAAACAGCTACCCCCTGGATGACAGTCCAACCCTCATCGTGGTTGCGTGTGGCGCCATATGCTTTTGGGTTTGGAATCGGCGCTCTGACTCTGGCCGGATCACTTCTGTGGTGGAATGCCAGCCTGCCGGCACAGATCGTGATGGTTGAATTTCCACGCCCATCCACGGTATTGCCTGATCCAATGAGTGTTCCCACACCAGCACCGGCAACCAAACCAGCAGGTTCTGGAGCCTTCCCCAAAGCTCATTCGGCGGGGAACCCGGTGGCCCTCCCCAAACCCGAATCCCCAAACTACCGGTCAGAAGGGAACACAGCACCACTGGCGACGGCCTCACCGGCGGATGTGAAATTTTTTGCCGGGCAACTCACGCTCTCGGTTGACGGGGTTGAGATCACCCAAACCAAGGCACCAGCGGCTGGAAGCGCCATTCGAGTCTCTTTGGGTGGGAACGGCGATTATATTTTAATGCTGGCTCCAAAAAACGATACCTTCAAACCCAATGGCTGGGTGGTCGGAAACCAGTTCTGGTTTGAGGTCAATGGCCAGACGATAGAAATTCAATGTTCTGAACCAGTTGTCAGCGGGTCAGGGCAATATCAACTGTGGGTCTCCACCATTCCAGCCACGTCGGCTGAAGCCACCGGATTTTCAGTTCGACTCTACGCTTCGCTCGATGCCGCTCACCGCCAGTCTCCGTAACACTCAAACGCCGCCCAGTGTTCGGGTGACTGGTAGGCAGGGTTTTTGAGCATGTGGAGCTGGGCTTTTCGCAGGGCCTGGGTTGGTGGAAGATGATAGGTAAATAATTGTTCGTAAAAGAGTTTCATCAATTCTGAGGTGACTTTGTCATCCACGGCCCATTGGGTGCCGACCACCGTGCGGGCGCCGGCCAGCAAAAAGGCCCGTGAAAACGAGAGCGGTCCTTCGCCCTCGATCAATTTTCCATCCGCGGTCTGACAGGCACTGATCACCACCAAATCAGTTTTTAAAGGCAAACCGGCAATATCCATCAGGGTTAAAAACCCATCCTGGGCCTTGCCCTGGGAATCAAGCAGCGAGAACAACAGCCCCGAAAGGGATGGGTCTTTTTCGCGAATCACGCTATGGGTCGCAATATGGATCATCTGAAACTGATTTGCCTTTCCTTCGGACAAAAGGCTCCGACTGGCATCAAATCCCAGTTTCTTGACGACTTTTCCTTTACACAACCGCTCAATTAAAGCGGCTTCGGCACTTGAAGCCGGGAGGCGTGAAAACCGTAGCCCTCGAAACGTATTCGAGGGTTCAGCGATTTCGACCCGCTCTGATTTCGTTCCGCTCAAGCGGGCAACCTGTGGCAATCTGGAATCCGCCAGGGTAAATACCGGATCCGCCATCACCAGGATTGATCCTGCCTCTTGAGTGGGTTTTGATTGGCGTTGCAGAAGTTGACTGGCAAAGGTCGCTGATGGGCTATAACTGATTTCACACTGAGCAAGAAGTGGAAGTACTGGTTTTTCTGGAAGTGGCAACGCCGCCAGCGGCACCCAGTTGAGCACATCAGACCGCACCATAATCAGGCGGCTGATACTGGGCGGTAAGGCCAGCGGGCGCAACAGTTGGGTTGAAAGTTTGGCGAGCGTGGGCTTGAGTCCCGAGGTGGGGGTGGAAGCTACTTTAAAATTGGCCTGGGAACGGGGAACACTGGCCTGTAACTCGTTGATGAGCGGTTGCAGTTCGGCTTTGGATGGGAGCGTCACACTTCGGAATCCGCCCTCGGTCATAATCCAGGCATAGGAGGCAAATTCACCGACGTGAAATTCAACCAGTGCCGTGCTGGCATCTACCATTTTTTGAAGGCTCGTCAAATCAGGGTTGGTTAATCCGGCGGGCTTGATGGGTGAAGTCAAGGTGGCAGCTAGCCGGTCTTTTGTCCGCAGGAGCGGCGCCAGTTGCCGTTCCACTTTTTCAAGGTCAGAGGCTTGTGGCTGATCGGTTATCAACAGTGCGGCCCGTTGTGCCGCCAGACGGTTTATTTCAACTTTGACTTCAGAAAGCTGTTTCCACTCCACGGGTAAGCTATCGGCTTCGGATTGAGTTAACTCAGTGGTTGCCATTTTCTCGACCATACCTCGGGCCAGCCGACGCTCATTCCACAAAAAGGCTTCCTGGTCATACCCTTTGGCGGGCGAAGCTTTGTGTTTGCGAAAGAGAATTTCGATCAAGGCGTCATACATGGTTTGGGTGGTCGCAAAGTAGTCAATCTGGGCCAAACCCGGTGTATTTTGTTTGAGCGTCTCGGTTAACCTGATCGCTTCCCGCAAATCAGCCTCAGCTTGATCAAGTTGATTGGTCAGAATGCCAATCCGGGCCTGCCAGTAAAGCGTGTTGGAGAGCCAGTCTGGAGACGAAACTGACTGAAGCAGTTCCCTGGATTCAGCCAGATACAGCGATGCCTGTTTATAGTTTTGGCGATCAGCTTCAACCCGCCCGGCAACGTTTAATGCCGCCGCAAGGTCGCGATTGGATTGGAGCTCTCGAAGTTTTGGAATCGCTTTGTGCTCTAACAACTCAATGGCTTCCTGGTGTTTCCCTAATTTTTGGAGCATGGTCGCCACGTTGTGATAGAGGATGGCCTGCAAATGAAGATCATTCATTTGAGGCAACAGTTCGAGTGCTGACCGACAAAAGGTGGAGGCCGTTTCAAGGTTTCCCCGACGATACCAGGCCCATCCAATTAAATACGTGGCGGTTGCCGTCTGGCTTGTGAGCTGGTTGCTTTTTGCCAGTGGCAGGGCTTTATCCCGCAATAAATCAAACGCATCATCCCACCGACCTATAAAAATATAGTGTGCTGCCTGATTACACCAAACCTGTAGTTTGGTTTCCGGTGGATCAGATTCCACCAACAAACTGGCAGCTTTGGTGTGGGCAGTTTCGGCGGCATCAAAAAATCCACCGGCATCGTAATCAACAGCCAATCCACTCAACATTAAGGCTTCAGCCTCACGTAAATGAAATGTTTTCAAAACCACCAGGGCCTCTTCGATTACTGGTATAATCGCGACACTATTTCCTAAACAATACTCATTCCTGGAAACATCAAGGGCACGTTTCGCCCAATGAAGATGGTCCCCCAATTCCAGATAAAATTGGCGAACACGTTCAAACCCCTGGCTGGCTGCCCGAAACCGACCTCGTTTTTCATTTTGTTGTGCCAGGGCAGAGACAGCTATTAATCGCCCACCCCTTTCACCTGTTGCAGCTAATTTGACTTCTGCCTGCTGGTACAGGTCTTCGGCCTGATCAAAGTTCCCCTGGCGTGAGAGGGCATCAGCGGCTTTTTTGAGAGCAAAACCTTCCATTCGTTGGTCACCTTGTTGCCGGGCAAGTGTAGCAACCTCAAGGAAACCTTCAGATGTTCGGGTATTTTTCGCAGTGTTAAAGGCTGCCTGGAGCACACTCCGAGATGCAAATTCACCTGAAGAGCATTCTGAAACCACGATTGAACACTCTTTGGGTACTGTATGGCTCGTCAATGATGCCTTCACCACAATTTTGTAAATCCCCACCTGGTTCGCCTTCCAATACCCTTCTTCAAATCCCCACAGCCCGGTTGGGGTATCAACCTGGAACACTTCGGTTCCACCAGGTTCAATCACGCTGCAACTCAGATCCAACCCGCGCTGTTCAACCCTGACTTTCATGGTTGCCGGTTGAGAGAGCATCAGTTCAAAAACGATTTGCTGGCCGGGTGACCAGATCAGCTTTTGTTCCTGATTCAGGGTTAGCTTGTGGGCTGGAACCTGAGCCTGCATCGGCTGGGAAACCAAACACAAGGGAATGATCCAAAGCCATCTGGAAAAATTTTTCAAAAAAAGCGAGAAGAGGTGAATCATTTTGGGCCTCTCGTGCAAATAACTATCAGACAACAAAAATGAGCCATCTGAAGAGGAATCTAAAAAATTCCACATCAGGCGTAGGCTCTCAGTAAAACCACGAGATGCACCTTACTGGCCAACAAGGTGGACCAGGGTTGAACTGAGATCAAAGGGTTCATACACCAAATAAGTTGAGGATAAGCAAATATGAAGATATCACAGTTGATGGGCTGTGTCCGCAGCCTGCGCAGGGTAACGTGTGTTTTGGCGACAATTTTACCGGTGCTGGCACTGGTGTGTAGCCCGGTCTTTTCACAATCACCCCGCCAGGCCGGAGCTGGCTTTACCAATCAGGGACTGGGTGAAGAGGCCCATATCACCCTAACTATCAATAATTCCATCATTGCCGCCGGTCAAACAGTACAAACGACGCTCCCCAACAGTGGTCAGCCGCAAAGTACAAATGGTGGGGCATCCGATGGATATATCGTGGTTTATAGCACTGCCGGCACCATTGTCTGGTCAACTTTTCTTGGTGGAAGCCAGCCTGATGCCATTCGCAGTGCGGTGGTTACCTCGTCAAATGTGCTCATCCTGACTGGAGTTACCGAGTCATCCGACTTTCCAGTCACCGACGGTTCAACTCTTGAGGGTCCGTCAGGTGCCTTTGTGGCCGCGATCAATCTGGATACCCAATCGCTGGTCTATTCATCAATTCTTTCAAGTACCAGCATTGAGATTGGCCACAACCTGATTCAACTTTCTGACGGTCGAGTGGCTCTTGTCGGAGAGCATACCAGCAATGGTGTCACCACCGGGTTTGTGGCTGTGCAACCTCCAATTGGGGAAACAGGAAGCCGGCTCGTGCTTGAACTGGATGGACCTGCGTTTGGAATTGCCCAAAACACCAACGGGAACCTGATTGTCGTGGGTGGCTATGATACCGGTCTTGGGTTTATCAAGGGTGTCAATCCGACCACCCTCGAAATCACCTCCGCACTTGACCTGCCCATGATTGGCCAGACAGTCAAGGTTGGAGGCAATGGCAAAATTTGGGTTGGTGGAAGCCATCTCAATTTATCAAATCGCCCTTCCTCGCACTTTCAACCGCTAGACGGCGAAGACGGTAGCTTGGGACAACTGGGCCGACCACCTATCTCAAAACCAGTGTTTGGCACCATTTTGGATCAACCTGATTTCGCCACCAACATTGAAGATGTAGTCTTTATCCCAACCCCGCACCCAGTTACTGATTTACGTGTAGCAGACGATGGCCAGGTCTGGTTTTGCGGTCCAGTTGGCGCTCAGGGCTATGTTGGGCGGGTGGATACGTCGTTGACGCTTCATACCGAGTCGGAGTCCTTGCCTGGCCAGGCCAATTCGCTCAATCTGGCTGCAACTGGATATACAGTTGTCGGGAAAGTCCCGCAAACCACTGGTTCAGAAGCGTTTGTGCGCTACGAACCGTAATCCAGTCCAGATCATTCATTGAGTGAGGTAACACCGGCGGCAGTTCAGGATTGCCGCCGGCTTTGATTTTACCAATCAAAGTAATAAAAGTAATGCCTGATTGGATTTCTTAAATTCAGCTTTTCCACAAAGCCGCACTCGTGACACCCAAAACAGCTAACTTTCTAAAATGAAAGCATTTACCCTCATCAAAAACACCTACAGACTCTGCACAAGAACATTATAAACACATCAAAGTAATATAATTATAGCACATTCCTTCATTCACCTATTACCTGTCACCTTGTCCCCCTGTCACCTTGTCCCCCTGTCACCCTGTCACCCTGTCACCCTGTCACCACCCTGTCACCCTGTCACCCTGTCACCCTGTCACCCTGTCACCCTGTCACCCTTGCGTTTCCAATCACGATACGCGGCGGCCATCTCGTCAGCGGCGTCCGATTCGGCAACGCGACCGGTGCCGGTACACAAACCAGGACAAAACACATCTGAGACCAATCCAGAAATGCTGTTTGCTGCGCGTAAAACGGCCACCATTGCGTGATAAGCGTTCACATGACTACATGGGCCGGGAAACTCCATTGTCGGCGCTAAAATCAAAAATGGCACCTGTTCGTGATGAGTTCGAATCACCAAACTGGCGCCGACCGGTAATTTTCCTTCGGGTCGCTGGGCAATGAGGTCTTGAACCCGGTTTTGGACTCGCTGGCCAAACAACTCGAAATATTCGCGGTCAATGCCGCCATCCATAAACCCGTAGCTGTTGGCCGGTGACACCACACACGAGTGGGCAACCGCGATCAAATCGGCACAAACAATTTCCACCTCGGGAAAGGGAGCAAAGGCTCGCCGCCATTCGGTCACAAGTTGGGCATTGAGATCCACCAGATGAAGTTTCATATCGGGTTAGGGCCAGGGGCTGAAGAAAACGGGCTCAGGGCTTGGGGTTTTTCGAGAGATTGATTATGCCGCCCCCAGCCCTCAACCCTCAACCCTCAGCCCCTGGCCCTGTTTGAGGGTGGGGTAGGACCCGGACCGGGCCGAAAAACGGCGACCTCAGGGGTGGGGTAGGACCCGGACCAGCTCTTCCAGAAGATATTATAACTAACCTATATACACAGACTTATACTCTTTCTAGCATGCCATTCCAGCAGGGAATCAGCCCTCGTTTGACCATTGAACCCACGTGCAAAAGCGGTTTTTCAGCTTCACGGGGACTGGGTTTACCACAATGTGACTGGTGAAACCAAAGCAACTTGTACCGACCGCCTACCCAAGAAACAATCTATCTAAATACATCTAACTAAAATAAAATCAACAATTTAAAATCAAAATTCAGTATTTTCTAAAGTATCTTTTACGCGATTTAGGGTGGGGTAGGACCCGGACCGCCAGACCAGAAAGGTGGCTCATGGGTGGGGTAGGACCCGGACCCAAGCCACTCAAGGCCAAAACCTGGCATTCTTTTGGGAAAACCATGTAACTATATGATTTTACTACTCTTACCTGTGATTTTATTCCTTTCGGTAAAAGTTTTGGATACGCCTGTTTTCCAGGGCTGGGCTCACTGAAATTCGATTCCAGCGTCAACGAAACCGGGGTGGGGTAGGACCCGGACCCAAATCGAAAAAATTGAGGTCTTGGGGTGGGGTAGGACCCGGACCCAAAGGGTCAAAAAGGGGGTCAAGGTGGGGTAGGACCCGGACCCAAAACGGTCCAGACAATTCATGTGGGTGGGGTAGGACCCGGACCCATGTGGGGTAGGACCCGGACCCATGTGGGGTAGGACCCGGACCCATGTGGGGTAGGACCCGGACCCGAGCATCGAAAATTAGTCGAAAATCCAGGAATCTCTGGACCAAACGCCCCATGGGTGGGGTAGGACCCGGACCCAAGTGGGGTAGGACCCGGACCCAAGTGGGGTAGGACCCGGACCCAGGTGGGGTAGGACCCGGACCCGCCATTCCCACAAACTACAGAAAAAAAAGGCTTTACATACCCTAAATTTTTCTCTAACATGTATTAAGACTTATTTAAGACTTATTTAAGACACAATACATGCGCGCGTGCGCGCGAGTGTGTGTTTTTCACTTTTTTTGTTTTTTTGATCGAAACCTGGTTTTGAGCAACGTGTATGGCTGATGAACTTCCCCTGTATCCCGACGAAATAGACGAACTAGAACCCCAAAAAGCACAAGACTTGCTCAAAAACGAATATCTGATTCGTTCGGAACTCAACCTGGAACGGTGGCCCGGAATCTGGCAAGCCGCCAACAAAACCACCGAATTTAATGAAATCAGAACCATCGAGCGAAAAATCAGGCTCAACAACAAAGAAATTCTGGCCAAAGTAACCATTGTGCCGGACCTGCAATTTGGGACACTCAACACCGAGGACCAGAAAACCCTCTATGCACTGCTTTCGATTTGGGAAAAAAAGGGCCGGCCTGACAAAATTCATTTCACCATCCGGGGAATTTTGAAAGCCCTTGACCGCCAGTACGGCAAAATTGCCCGTGAAGGAATCATCAACTCACTCAAGCGACTCAAGGCGGTTGATATCACGTGGGAAAATTCATTCTTTGACAAAACCCAGAACAAAACCATCAAGCAACTG
The window above is part of the Acidobacteriota bacterium genome. Proteins encoded here:
- a CDS encoding macro domain-containing protein, with the translated sequence MKLHLVDLNAQLVTEWRRAFAPFPEVEIVCADLIAVAHSCVVSPANSYGFMDGGIDREYFELFGQRVQNRVQDLIAQRPEGKLPVGASLVIRTHHEQVPFLILAPTMEFPGPCSHVNAYHAMVAVLRAANSISGLVSDVFCPGLCTGTGRVAESDAADEMAAAYRDWKRKGDRVTG
- a CDS encoding RNA polymerase sigma factor, with the protein product MITRPTDHQLLVRASKGDKAAFAELYDRHHRSVWGFLLKMSHDHTLTSDMTQEVFLEVLKYPDRFDPTRGATMETWLCAIARNLYLMHCRKTDRETSRGEPVPESVLMTSLSSNRTAFETVAIARIDVRRALSNLSLEQREVLVLADMEDHQVKEISFIIGISVAAVKSRLLRARENVRKLLI
- a CDS encoding CHAT domain-containing protein: MIHLFSLFLKNFSRWLWIIPLCLVSQPMQAQVPAHKLTLNQEQKLIWSPGQQIVFELMLSQPATMKVRVEQRGLDLSCSVIEPGGTEVFQVDTPTGLWGFEEGYWKANQVGIYKIVVKASLTSHTVPKECSIVVSECSSGEFASRSVLQAAFNTAKNTRTSEGFLEVATLARQQGDQRMEGFALKKAADALSRQGNFDQAEDLYQQAEVKLAATGERGGRLIAVSALAQQNEKRGRFRAASQGFERVRQFYLELGDHLHWAKRALDVSRNEYCLGNSVAIIPVIEEALVVLKTFHLREAEALMLSGLAVDYDAGGFFDAAETAHTKAASLLVESDPPETKLQVWCNQAAHYIFIGRWDDAFDLLRDKALPLAKSNQLTSQTATATYLIGWAWYRRGNLETASTFCRSALELLPQMNDLHLQAILYHNVATMLQKLGKHQEAIELLEHKAIPKLRELQSNRDLAAALNVAGRVEADRQNYKQASLYLAESRELLQSVSSPDWLSNTLYWQARIGILTNQLDQAEADLREAIRLTETLKQNTPGLAQIDYFATTQTMYDALIEILFRKHKASPAKGYDQEAFLWNERRLARGMVEKMATTELTQSEADSLPVEWKQLSEVKVEINRLAAQRAALLITDQPQASDLEKVERQLAPLLRTKDRLAATLTSPIKPAGLTNPDLTSLQKMVDASTALVEFHVGEFASYAWIMTEGGFRSVTLPSKAELQPLINELQASVPRSQANFKVASTPTSGLKPTLAKLSTQLLRPLALPPSISRLIMVRSDVLNWVPLAALPLPEKPVLPLLAQCEISYSPSATFASQLLQRQSKPTQEAGSILVMADPVFTLADSRLPQVARLSGTKSERVEIAEPSNTFRGLRFSRLPASSAEAALIERLCKGKVVKKLGFDASRSLLSEGKANQFQMIHIATHSVIREKDPSLSGLLFSLLDSQGKAQDGFLTLMDIAGLPLKTDLVVISACQTADGKLIEGEGPLSFSRAFLLAGARTVVGTQWAVDDKVTSELMKLFYEQLFTYHLPPTQALRKAQLHMLKNPAYQSPEHWAAFECYGDWR